A single window of uncultured Methanospirillum sp. DNA harbors:
- a CDS encoding energy-coupling factor transporter ATPase, which translates to MILGTNLSYTYPLSTKPALEEVTLSISAGELILITGPTAAGKTTLCLALAGILQHEFGGILTGHLSFQGRPIAEYEGMSQLNQYISMVFDDADAQLIFTSVEEEIASGLETRLATVAERRARIDQVMELCEISHLRERPPYALSGGQKQRVAIAAALAMDTSVLILDEPTSELDVRATGKIIEVLKGLKAEGKTVIVVDHSLEGYRGVADRVIELSHGRISRQGTFDELFPHTQGSLKALYEDPDLSPYSPQGTDPIIRLEDVHHRYGEIAALNGVSISIYPGEFVALLGENGSGKTTLVKHLNGLIRPDSGTIRVLDLDATTEPVMTLVRHTGLVFQNPDTMLFADTVEEEIRFGLNNIKTPDPDNRIRDVLTMVRLDGQEQTYPRHLSRGERQRLAVSCILAMEPEIIILDEPTTGLDEVESDRMMALMKSLQQQGHTIIMVTHNMRIAEENAERIIVMESGRVSGDYAIQRVKA; encoded by the coding sequence ATGATACTGGGAACAAACCTGAGTTACACATATCCCTTGAGCACGAAGCCGGCGCTGGAGGAGGTTACCCTCTCCATCAGTGCCGGAGAACTGATCCTCATCACCGGACCCACGGCAGCTGGAAAGACGACCCTCTGTCTTGCTCTTGCCGGAATTCTGCAACATGAGTTTGGTGGGATACTCACCGGACATCTCTCTTTTCAAGGCCGCCCCATTGCAGAGTATGAGGGGATGAGTCAACTCAACCAGTACATCAGCATGGTATTTGATGACGCTGATGCCCAGCTCATCTTCACCAGTGTAGAGGAGGAAATAGCATCAGGCCTCGAGACACGGCTTGCAACGGTGGCAGAAAGGCGGGCACGGATTGATCAGGTGATGGAGCTCTGTGAGATATCGCATCTTCGTGAACGCCCACCATATGCACTCTCTGGTGGGCAGAAACAGCGTGTCGCTATCGCAGCGGCTCTGGCCATGGACACAAGTGTGCTGATCCTTGACGAACCCACATCAGAACTTGACGTCCGTGCCACCGGAAAAATTATCGAGGTCCTCAAGGGTCTGAAGGCAGAAGGAAAAACAGTCATTGTCGTCGACCACTCTCTCGAAGGGTACCGGGGGGTGGCAGACAGGGTCATTGAGCTGAGCCATGGACGAATATCCAGGCAGGGAACCTTTGATGAACTCTTTCCTCATACTCAAGGATCACTAAAGGCACTGTACGAAGACCCGGATCTCTCCCCGTATTCACCACAGGGAACTGATCCCATCATCAGGCTTGAGGATGTGCACCACAGATACGGGGAGATTGCTGCCCTCAACGGAGTCAGCATCTCCATCTACCCGGGTGAGTTTGTCGCCCTGCTTGGCGAGAACGGATCAGGAAAGACCACACTTGTCAAACATCTGAATGGTCTCATCAGGCCAGATTCAGGTACAATCAGAGTGCTTGATCTTGATGCCACTACTGAACCGGTGATGACCCTTGTGCGTCATACAGGTCTTGTGTTTCAGAACCCTGACACCATGCTCTTTGCCGATACTGTGGAAGAAGAGATCCGCTTCGGGCTGAATAATATCAAGACACCGGATCCAGACAATCGCATCAGGGATGTTCTCACGATGGTGAGACTGGATGGGCAGGAGCAGACATATCCCCGTCATCTCTCACGGGGAGAGAGGCAGCGTCTGGCAGTCTCATGTATCCTTGCCATGGAACCTGAGATCATAATCCTTGATGAACCGACAACCGGTCTTGACGAGGTTGAATCAGACAGGATGATGGCACTCATGAAGTCACTCCAGCAGCAGGGGCACACCATCATCATGGTCACCCACAACATGCGAATTGCAGAAGAGAATGCTGAACGGATTATTGTGATGGAGAGCGGAAGAGTCAGCGGTGACTATGCAATCCAGAGGGTGAAGGCATGA
- a CDS encoding energy-coupling factor transporter transmembrane component T, translating to MTEILQYISGSGVLHRLNPVTKLIIVVLIVGMSVLTPSALFLAGLILVIAIGASISGMHREITKQIPFLILLGIFLLIVTTLTVQEGETYFTLIPASIPVIGGMLPVTEGGLGLGLLFTCRFIVMILSFHLFIVTTKPSELVTALLAFHMPVDYILMFLIALRFIPSLQLEATRIHEAQLSRGYNPGTGAIGKVKSLRPIIIPLVANSLAKTQVLGLTLDLRGYRSKKTLPFHELEFHRIDGMALIFIGVVVLAYFVYHFG from the coding sequence ATGACCGAGATTCTCCAGTACATTTCTGGTAGCGGGGTACTTCACCGGCTCAATCCAGTGACAAAACTGATCATCGTCGTCCTTATCGTTGGGATGAGTGTACTCACCCCGAGTGCTCTCTTTCTTGCCGGCCTGATCCTGGTCATTGCCATAGGTGCATCAATATCAGGAATGCACCGCGAGATCACCAAGCAGATCCCGTTCCTCATCCTGCTCGGAATATTTCTCCTCATCGTCACAACACTGACCGTGCAGGAAGGGGAGACATACTTTACCCTTATTCCGGCATCAATTCCGGTGATCGGGGGGATGCTGCCGGTCACGGAGGGCGGACTGGGTCTTGGACTCCTCTTCACATGCCGCTTCATCGTGATGATCCTTTCATTCCATCTCTTCATCGTCACAACAAAGCCCAGCGAACTGGTTACCGCACTTCTCGCATTTCACATGCCTGTGGATTACATTCTGATGTTCCTGATAGCACTCAGGTTCATCCCAAGCCTTCAGCTTGAAGCGACACGAATACATGAGGCACAACTCTCCCGGGGATACAACCCAGGAACAGGAGCAATAGGGAAGGTAAAGAGCCTGCGACCCATCATAATTCCACTGGTTGCAAACTCCCTCGCCAAAACCCAGGTTCTTGGACTAACTCTTGATCTACGTGGATACCGGAGCAAGAAGACCCTGCCCTTTCACGAACTCGAATTTCATAGAATCGACGGGATGGCACTGATATTCATAGGTGTCGTGGTCCTCGCGTACTTTGTTTATCACTTTGGATAA
- a CDS encoding tetratricopeptide repeat protein, with protein MSSREIVQVLIPLVILLLIISVLLSGCVGTQWSADDWLEKGNQYANEGLYKSAVDAYNQSLQLDARNSKVFTYRGVALEHMGSYDTAMQDFEQALSINPNESGAWQGKAATYIDTNEYRQAVKAADRAIELAKTPSDKAENAYLLRGFALNRLEDYENALQAFDKAIEIDPKRLDLWQNKAYSLTKMGRFVEVLKCYEMMTSIEPNNAEIWSKKGEIHLALGQINEANEAFSIAKSLIKSN; from the coding sequence GTGTCTTCGCGGGAAATAGTACAAGTTCTTATCCCTCTGGTTATACTGCTCCTCATCATCTCTGTTCTGCTCTCCGGCTGTGTTGGAACACAGTGGTCTGCGGATGACTGGCTAGAAAAAGGGAACCAGTATGCAAATGAAGGGCTGTATAAAAGCGCTGTTGATGCGTATAATCAGTCATTACAACTTGATGCCAGAAATTCAAAGGTTTTTACCTATCGTGGAGTAGCCCTTGAACACATGGGAAGTTATGATACTGCGATGCAGGATTTTGAGCAGGCACTCAGTATCAATCCGAACGAGAGCGGTGCCTGGCAAGGCAAGGCAGCAACATATATCGATACCAATGAGTACCGCCAGGCTGTCAAGGCTGCTGACCGTGCGATTGAACTGGCAAAGACCCCCTCCGACAAGGCAGAGAACGCGTACCTGCTCCGGGGATTTGCGCTGAACCGGCTTGAAGATTATGAGAATGCACTTCAGGCATTTGATAAAGCCATCGAGATCGATCCAAAGCGGCTGGATCTCTGGCAGAACAAGGCTTACTCACTGACAAAAATGGGAAGGTTCGTTGAAGTGCTCAAATGTTATGAGATGATGACCAGCATCGAACCGAATAATGCTGAAATCTGGAGCAAAAAAGGAGAGATTCACTTGGCTCTCGGTCAGATCAACGAGGCGAATGAGGCATTCTCGATAGCCAAGAGCCTCATTAAATCAAATTAA